In Topomyia yanbarensis strain Yona2022 chromosome 2, ASM3024719v1, whole genome shotgun sequence, one DNA window encodes the following:
- the LOC131680888 gene encoding uncharacterized protein LOC131680888, producing MKWFYVGSFFQALHPIYLVSRAFSLSSVTINFQDETAEQTTADQLVLIRGLCMCCLALYFSYGAFRAQLERFSDSHIFNAGMFGSMSAFVGSLMAAIISNYANGLEVFRGASILNKVDQQDKSAEQTPTDQLVLILGIFLCCSTLCFSHRIFRVQLQQMSDSTILTFGLYGSMIVSVCSLLTTIISNYVNGLEVFRGATVLNKVDQQTTPERDPQKLTDTESCCKMVRKFAMIHAQLCDTIEVFNRCFSTQAMFALASAFGFTVFSVFGVIHSHVISANEATLRMAWSNMTYDGFYIAFIVQLIVFSSLVFVECKRTSVMIHKVICYGTYDRNVRKELRIFSQQLWHHAPKVSCNLFDFDWTLFYTMAASLTTYLVILMQFDLANIDYANSADKKNLAPR from the exons ATGAAGTGGTTTTACGTTGGTAGCTTTTTCCAAGCATTGCACCCAATCTATCTGGTCAGCAGAGCATTCTCACTCTCCTCTGTAACTATCAACTTCCAGGATGAAACGGCCGAACAGACAACGGCCGATCAGCTGGTACTAATTCGTGGATTATGTATGTGTTGCTTAGCGCTTTACTTTTCGTATGGTGCCTTTCGGGCGCAGCTGGAGAGATTTAGCGATTCCCACATTTTCAATGCCGGTATGTTCGGGTCGATGTCTGCTTTCGTTGGCTCGCTAATGGCCGCCATCATCTCGAATTACGCAAATGGCCTTGAGGTCTTCCGGGGTGCATCGATTCTGAACAAAGTTGATCAACAG GATAAATCTGCCGAACAGACTCCGACTGATCAGCTAGTGTTGATCCTAGGAATATTTCTGTGCTGCTCGACACTGTGCTTTTCGCACAGGATCTTTCGGGTGCAGTTGCAGCAGATGAGCGATTCCACCATTTTAACCTTCGGCCTGTACGGATCGATGATTGTTTCCGTTTGTTCTCTGCTGACCACAATTATCTCGAACTATGTAAATGGCCTCGAGGTATTCCGGGGTGCGACGGTTCTGAACAAGGTTGACCAACAG ACAACTCCCGAAAGGGATCCACAGAAGCTCACCGATACGGAAAGTTGCTGCAAAATGGTCCGGAAGTTTGCCATGATACACGCTCAGTTGTGTGACACGATCGAAGTGTTCAACCGGTGCTTCTCCACCCAGGCCATGTTCGCTCTGGCATCCGCTTTTGGATTTACGGTTTTCTCGGTATTCGGCGTGATCCACTCGCACGTTATAAGTGCGAATGAGGCAACACTGCGCATGGCATGGTCCAACATGACCTACGATGGGTTCTACATAGCGTTTATCGTCCAGCTGATAGTATTTTCCAGTTTGGTGTTTGTGGAG TGCAAAAGAACATCGGTTATGATCCACAAGGTGATCTGCTACGGTACGTACGACAGGAATGTACGCAAAGAGTTGAGGATCTTTTCCCAACAGCTATGGCACCATGCTCCAAAGGTTTCCTGCAATCTGTTCGATTTTGATTGGACATTGTTCTATACG ATGGCAGCATCACTAACAACCTATCTTGTTATATTGATGCAGTTTGATCTGGCCAACATCGACTACGCCAACTCTGCGGATAAGAAAAATTTAGCGCCTCGATGA
- the LOC131680889 gene encoding uncharacterized protein LOC131680889: MNFLPAIRGRSLAWWFPVRNNLESLSQLQVVLKLFGVMIYTVVDRVSCRIEITLGDWLLLAIFTTLRVYGTVDGLVNDRWQPLVESDLQAVMYGMGFTIFFMIVLLTVLPFYLMLLHRRFEVLLQLLNEFDEEFNRLGYPRDHRYHHFRTTGYVLLCLTALAIIFAITFMLRDRNFLWEALLFLSTFNATCFAYTLQHAGLNMMIFATHSRMELMNRYIREMLGPEGGNGRQKEDLVMQLARLYDKLCDVTEIINVVLCAPLFFNFINTFFLHVTSCYACMRILLNRATPSETSNSLLYLSWSGYFNIFVFQTVTFATRLRQQTSTFVGAVHRHLNQPHNRRIITRLQQLSEQIDNRAPSVTFFLFELHPSLIIQAGGELATYMLILIQFEMQ; this comes from the exons ATGAATTTCCTGCCGGCCATTCGGGGCCGGTCCCTTGCCTGGTGGTTCCCTGTTCGCAACAATTTGGAAAGTTTGAGTCAGCTCCAGGTGGTGCTGAAACTGTTTGGTGTTATGATCTACACCGTCGTCGATCGAGTGAGCTGTCGGATCGAGATAACACTTGGTGATTGGCTACTGTTGGCAATTTTTACGACCCTCAGGGTCTACGGAACGGTGGATGGACTGGTGAACGACCGCTGGCAGCCGCTGGTTGAGTCCGATTTGCAGGCGGTGATGTACGGCATGGGATTTACGATTTTCTTCATGATAGTGTTACTGACGGTGTTGCCGTTCTATTTGATGCTTCTTCATCGACGGTTTGAGGTTCTGCTGCAGCTTTTAAACGAGTTTGATGAGGAA TTCAACCGACTTGGATACCCTCGTGATCATCGCTATCATCACTTCCGAACCACTGGCTATGTTTTGCTGTGCCTTACTGCATTGGCGATAATTTTTGCAATTACGTTTATGTTACGTGATCGAAACTTTCTCTGGGAAGCTCTACTATTTCTGAGCACCTTTAACGCGACCTGCTTTGCCTACACGCTACAGCACGCCGGACTGAATATGATGATTTTCGCTACCCACAGCCGAATGGAACTGATGAACCGATACATTCGCGAGATGCTGGGACCTGAAGGAGGCAACGGGAGACAGAAGGAAGACTTGGTGATGCAGCTGGCCAGACTGTACGATAAGCTCTGTGATGTGACGGAGATCATCAACGTCGTGTTGTGCGCTCCA ctcttcttcAATTTCATCAATACCTTCTTCCTGCACGTCACATCCTGCTACGCCTGCATGCGAATTCTGCTGAACCGAGCGACACCATCGGAAACGTCCAACTCGCTGCTGTACCTGAGCTGGTCCGGTTACTTCAATATATTCGTGTTCCAAACGGTCACCTTTGCCACTAGACTGCGCCAGCAAACGAGCACCTTTGTGGGTGCTGTCCATCGTCATCTCAACCAGCCTCACAATCGACGCATTATCACGAGGCTTCAACAGCTTTCGGAGCAAATCGATAACCGAGCTCCGTCCGTCACGTTCTTCCTGTTCGAACTGCACCCATCTCTAATTATCCAG GCTGGCGGTGAACTGGCAACCTATATGCTGATACTAATCCAGTTCGAAATGCAGTAA